One segment of Brassica napus cultivar Da-Ae chromosome C3, Da-Ae, whole genome shotgun sequence DNA contains the following:
- the LOC106353001 gene encoding thioredoxin H9-like — MGSCVSKCKEDDDSIHNVDFSGGNVHLITTKESWDEKLAEAGRDGKIVIANFSATWCGPCKVVAPFYIELSEKHPSIMFLVVDVDELSDFSSSWDIKATPTFFFLKNGQQIGKLVGANKPELQKKVTSILDSVPENPQRP, encoded by the exons ATGGGAAGCTGTGTCTCTAAG TGCAAAGAAGACGATGATTCAATCCACAACGTTGATTTTTCCGGTGGCAACGTTCATCTGATCACAACAAAAGAGAGCTGGGACGAGAAACTAGCTGAAGCTGGTCGTGATGGCAAAATT GTGATTGCAAACTTCAGCGCGACTTGGTGTGGTCCTTGTAAGGTCGTGGCACCGTTTTACATCGAGCTCTCTGAGAAACATCCTTCTATTATGTTCCTTGTTGTTGATGTTGATGAACTCAGC GATTTTAGCTCATCATGGGACATAAAGGCAACACCAACATTCTTTTTTCTAAAGAATGGTCAGCAAATAGGCAAGCTTGTCGGGGCTAACAAGCCTGAGCTACAGAAGAAGGTTACTTCCATCCTTGACtctgtacctgaaaatccacaACGGCCTTGA
- the LOC106353002 gene encoding non-specific lipid-transfer protein 6-like, which yields MRSLFLLALFLVLAFHHGEAAVTCNNVVGDLYPCLSYVMQGGNAPSTNCCNGVRTLNSQAQTTADRQSVCRCIKNAIGGASYSSSNLNNALSLPAKCGVNLPFSISPSTNCNSIH from the exons ATGAGATCTCTCTTCTTACTAGCCTTGTTCCTAGTTCTTGCTTTTCACCATGGTGAAGCAGCCGTGACTTGCAACAACGTGGTTGGTGATCTTTACCCTTGCCTCTCCTACGTGATGCAAGGCGGAAACGCTCCATCAACTAACTGCTGCAACGGTGTCAGAACGCTCAACAGTCAGGCTCAAACCACTGCGGATCGTCAGAGTGTTTGTCGTTGCATCAAAAATGCTATTGGAGGAGCCTCTTACTCTTCAAGCAACCTTAACAATGCTCTGTCTTTGCCTGCTAAGTGTGGTGTTAATCTCCCTTTCAGTATCAGCCCTTCCACCAACTGCAACAG TATCCACTGA
- the LOC106353005 gene encoding ubiquitin-conjugating enzyme E2 11 — translation MASKRILKELKDLQKDPPSNCSAGPVAEDMFHWQATIMGPPDSPYAGGVFLVSIHFPPDYPFKPPKVSFKTRVYHPNINSNGSICLDILKEQWSPALTISKVLLSICSLLTDPNPDDPLVPEIAHMYKTDKSKYESTARSWTQKYAMG, via the exons ATGGCGTCGAAGAGGATTCTGAAAGAGCTTAAGGATTTGCAGAAGGATCCTCCTTCTAACTGCAGCGCAG GTCCTGTGGCTGAGGACATGTTCCATTGGCAAGCAACTATCATGGGACCTCCTGACAGTCCCTATGCAGGAGGAGTCTTTTTGGTTTCCATTCACTTTCCTCCGGATTATCCCTTCAAGCCACCAaag GTGTCTTTCAAGACAAGGGTTTACCACCCAAACATCAACAGCAACGGAAGCATTTGCCTTGATATCCTGAAAGAACAGTGGAGCCCTGCTCTTACCATCTCCAAG GTTTTGTTGTCGATTTGCTCATTGCTGACTGACCCGAACCCAGACGATCCACTCGTGCCAGAGATTGCTCACATGTACAAGACGGATAAGTCCAAGTACGAGTCAACTGCACGAAGCTGGACACAGAAGTACGCCATGGGATGA